The Hyalangium gracile genome has a segment encoding these proteins:
- a CDS encoding (2Fe-2S)-binding protein — MSIRVRINGVEQELDVDPEMPLLWALRDVLGLTGTKYGCGQALCGACTVHVDGSVVRACVTPIRRAEGKSVTTIEGLSPDGNHPLQRAWVDMGVPQCGFCQVGQIMTAAALLKNKPQPTDAEIDQSLAGNLCRCGTYTRIRAAVKKAAGLPEGG; from the coding sequence GTGAGCATTCGAGTTCGCATCAATGGCGTCGAGCAGGAGCTCGATGTCGATCCGGAAATGCCGCTGCTCTGGGCGCTGCGCGATGTGCTGGGCCTGACGGGCACGAAGTACGGCTGCGGCCAGGCGCTGTGCGGTGCGTGCACCGTGCACGTGGATGGCAGCGTGGTGCGCGCGTGCGTGACGCCCATCCGCCGCGCGGAGGGTAAGTCGGTGACGACCATCGAGGGGCTGTCGCCGGACGGCAACCACCCGCTGCAGCGCGCCTGGGTGGACATGGGCGTGCCGCAGTGTGGCTTCTGCCAGGTGGGGCAGATCATGACGGCGGCGGCGCTGCTGAAGAACAAGCCCCAGCCCACGGATGCCGAGATCGATCAGTCCCTGGCGGGCAACCTGTGCCGTTGCGGCACGTACACGCGCATCCGCGCGGCCGTGAAGAAGGCCGCCGGGCTGCCCGAGGGGGGATGA